The Nitrospira sp. KM1 genome includes a window with the following:
- a CDS encoding polysaccharide biosynthesis/export family protein, whose translation MFGVTATPVIADEADSKKPLPTIPSITSSQADNAFLVVTSDYIIGPEDVLEITVWKNAELSKQVQVRPDGRISLPLLGDISAVGKTPAQLTEEISSRLKAYIETPTISTTIKEVQSYQIYVLGEVDKPGKYPLKSKTTLLQGITVAGGLTQVAARNKIVIFRFTKEGQTKLRASYDDIVVRDGSKQNIELKPGDQIVVPSETMVVLPSR comes from the coding sequence ATGTTCGGGGTCACTGCAACGCCCGTGATTGCCGACGAGGCTGATTCAAAGAAACCGTTGCCGACAATACCAAGCATAACCTCTTCTCAGGCCGATAACGCCTTTCTGGTAGTGACGTCGGACTACATCATTGGTCCTGAAGATGTTCTCGAAATTACTGTTTGGAAAAATGCTGAACTTTCTAAGCAGGTTCAAGTCAGACCTGACGGAAGAATCTCTCTTCCATTGCTGGGTGATATATCTGCGGTAGGTAAGACGCCGGCCCAATTGACCGAGGAGATATCCTCTCGACTGAAGGCGTATATAGAAACTCCTACGATATCGACCACGATAAAGGAAGTGCAGAGTTACCAAATCTATGTGCTTGGAGAAGTGGACAAGCCGGGAAAGTATCCTCTGAAAAGTAAGACTACGCTGCTGCAAGGAATTACCGTTGCAGGCGGCTTGACGCAGGTAGCTGCCAGAAACAAAATCGTGATTTTCCGCTTTACCAAGGAAGGACAGACAAAATTAAGGGCGAGTTACGACGATATCGTCGTTCGAGACGGTTCAAAGCAGAATATCGAACTGAAGCCGGGGGACCAGATCGTCGTTCCGTCGGAAACGATGGTCGTACTGCCCAGCCGGTAG